A genomic stretch from Lathyrus oleraceus cultivar Zhongwan6 chromosome 2, CAAS_Psat_ZW6_1.0, whole genome shotgun sequence includes:
- the LOC127121452 gene encoding transmembrane emp24 domain-containing protein p24delta9, which produces MNMFVLNTQHSFSLFLLLVSMALFSHSVQPMRFDLPYSKRNSVRCFSEEIKKNSMVVGNYSIVNPNEALPLPSNHTITVQVSTHGGMAKYHLAEKIQAGKFSFTAYQSGDYLICFVDTTKDPQVTLSIDFEFRVGVEAVDRFNIAKKSHVDRMAQEVQIMYEMALSIKEEMTYLLERNTEMLDLNYVTDNRMFLLIFVSFFVCFSVAGLQLWHLKTFFHKNKLI; this is translated from the exons ATGAACATGTTTGTACTAAACACACAACATTCATTTTCactttttcttcttcttgtatCTATGGCACTATTTTCACATTCAGTTCAACCCATGAGATTTGATTTACCATATAGTAAAAGAAATAGCGTAAGATGTTTCTCTGAAGAGATAAAGAAGAATTCAATGGTAGTTGGAAACTACTCCATTGTGAATCCCAATGAGGCTCTTCCATTGCCCTCTAACCACACTATCACTGTTCAAGTGTCTACACATGGAGGCATGGCTAAGTATCATCTTGCAGAGAAGATTCAAGCAGGGAAGTTTTCATTCACGGCATATCAAAGTGGTGATTATCTAATATGTTTTGTGGATACAACTAAAGACCCTCAAGTTACACTCTCTATTGATTTCGAGTTCAGAGTTGGAGTCGAAGCCGTAGATCGGTTCAATATTGCAAAGAAGAGTCATGTTGAT AGAATGGCACAAGAAGTACAAATTATGTATGAAATGGCCTTGTCCATTAAAGAGGAGATGACTTATCTTCTTGAACG AAATACAGAAATGTTAGATCTCAACTATGTAACCGATAATAGGATGTTTTTGTTGATATTCGTATCATTTTTTGTGTGCTTCTCAGTAGCAGGGTTACAACTGTGGCATTTGAAGACCTTTTTTCATAAAAATAAACTCATATAA